The DNA region AGGCTCGATATAATGCAAGTAGAAAATCGCAAAAAGGGGGAGCAAAATGGGAGCTATTGCAAAGACGCCGGCACCGCCGTACTATGCGGTCATTTTCACTTCAGAAATGTCCGAAGGCGAGAATAGAGGGTATGAGAAGATGGGAGATAAGATGGTCGAGCTGGCTTCGAAGCAGCCGGGTTTTCTTGGCGTCGAAAGCGTTCGGGGAGCCGACGGCGTCGGAATTACCGTCTCCTATTGGGATTCGCTCGAAGCGATCAAGGCCTGGAAGGAGAATGCCCTGCACAAGACGGCGCAAGAGAAAGGAAAGAGCGAGTGGTATGCCCGGTTCGGGCTGCGGGTGAGTAGGGTCGAGAGGGACGACTACATGAATATTTGAGCGTAAAAAGCCGAAGCAGGAGCTGCCAGCACACGCCTATTTCGTACAGATGACGAAGTGGTTATGAAGAATAACCGTGGCAAACAAGCCTGGATCGATTTCGGGCTTGTTTTTGTTGGACTGTGATGCGAGCGGTTACTCAATTTCGGTCCGAGGGAAGATTTCCCCGAAAGCAGTCCCAGATGATAAGGACGGGCTGGATGTGATC from Paenibacillus ihbetae includes:
- a CDS encoding antibiotic biosynthesis monooxygenase family protein, whose product is MGAIAKTPAPPYYAVIFTSEMSEGENRGYEKMGDKMVELASKQPGFLGVESVRGADGVGITVSYWDSLEAIKAWKENALHKTAQEKGKSEWYARFGLRVSRVERDDYMNI